TGACTCCCACGACCGGTATATCCCGGTCTAAACAGTGATTGATCACGGCGTAGTCGCGGGCTGCGATCCCAGCATCGCTCAGGTTGAGATAGCCCAGCGCATCGTGCTCGTGAACGTCTACACCAGCGTCGTACAGCACGATGTCAGGCTGATACAACGCCAGCAGATAGCTGAGGCTGTCGTTGACAACCCTCAGGTATTCCGCGTCGCCGGTACCTTTAGTCAGTTCAATGTCCCAGTCGCTGCGGGCTTTTCTGGCTGGGTAGTTAGTGGCGCAGTGCAGTGACACGGTGACCGCATCAGGAACGTGTTCGAGCAGTCGGGCAGTACCGTCGCCTTGGTGAACATCGCAGTCATAGATCAAAACCCGCTGCGCTTTACCACTTTGCAGCAGGTAGTGGCTGATCACAGCAAGGTCATTGAAGATGCAGAAACCCGCAGGCTGGTCGTAATGGGCATGATGGGTGCCGCCAGCCAGGTGGCAGGCAAGCCCGTGTTTTAAGGCAAGGTCCGTGGCCAGTAACGAGCCGCCCACTGCTCGCACCGTGCGCAAGGCCAGCTCAGGGCTCCAGGGCAGGCCGAGTCGACGTTGTTCCTCGTAGCTGAGCTCGCCGCTGTTGTAGCGCTGGATGTAATTCGGGCAATGGGCCAGCGCCAGTACGTCATCAGGACAGGGTTGCGGTCGATGCAGATCGGCGTCGCTGCACAAGCCACTGGCGACAAGGTGGTCCCGCAGTAAGCGGAACTTTTCCATAGGGAAACGATGTCCGACCGGAAAGGGCGGGCTGTAGTCGTCGTGGTAGACCAGTGGTAAAGCCATATCATGCAGATCGCAGGGAGATGGTGTGAGTATGCGGGCGGTTTGGCGGAGTCTCAACCTAGCGCAGGGGGATTTGCGCCAGCATCTGGCCGTAATAGCTTGGAAATTGTCGGCTTTAATTGGCGCAAATGGCCGACAAGAGCCTTTGAAGTCTTTAACATTTCACCTTCGTACAAATGTGTAACCGGAGAGCATGCATGAGTCAGGTGTTAGATGAGTTGGTCGCGTTGTTGACTCTGGAAACCATTGAAGAAAATCTCTTTCGTGGGGTAAGTCAGGATCTGGGCTTTCGCCAGCTGTTTGGCGGCCAGGTACTTGGCCAATGTGTCTCAGCCGCCAGCCAGACCGTAGCATCTGAGCGCCATGTGCATTCGATGCATGGCTACTTCCTGCGCCCTGGGGACGCGACCTTGCCGGTGGTGTACCAAGTGGATCGGGTCCGTGATGGCGGTACTTTCAGCACGCGTCGTGTGACCGCTATCCAGAAGGGGCAGCCGATCTTTACCTGTAGCGCCTCGTTCCAGATTGATGAAGAAGGCTTTCATCACCAGAACAGCATGCCAGACGTTCCGGGGCCGGAGGAGTTTAAGTCCGAAACCGAGCTGGCGCGCATGGTGCAGCAATTGATACCTGAGCGTATGCGTGAGCGCGCTATCAGCGATAAACCCATCGAGATTCGCCCGGTTACCTTTATCAACCCGTTCGCGCCCAAGCCGTGCGAGCCGGTTAAACATGTATGGTTCAAGGCCGCAGGTGCGCTCCCGGACGAGCCTCAACTGCACAAGTTGCTGCTGGCTTATGCCAGTGACTTTAATTTGCTGACCACGTCCATGCAGCCCCATGGCGTGTCG
The Pseudomonas mendocina DNA segment above includes these coding regions:
- a CDS encoding histone deacetylase; protein product: MALPLVYHDDYSPPFPVGHRFPMEKFRLLRDHLVASGLCSDADLHRPQPCPDDVLALAHCPNYIQRYNSGELSYEEQRRLGLPWSPELALRTVRAVGGSLLATDLALKHGLACHLAGGTHHAHYDQPAGFCIFNDLAVISHYLLQSGKAQRVLIYDCDVHQGDGTARLLEHVPDAVTVSLHCATNYPARKARSDWDIELTKGTGDAEYLRVVNDSLSYLLALYQPDIVLYDAGVDVHEHDALGYLNLSDAGIAARDYAVINHCLDRDIPVVGVIGGGYDKDRNALARRHGILHHTAARIWQERGLR
- the tesB gene encoding acyl-CoA thioesterase II, with protein sequence MSQVLDELVALLTLETIEENLFRGVSQDLGFRQLFGGQVLGQCVSAASQTVASERHVHSMHGYFLRPGDATLPVVYQVDRVRDGGTFSTRRVTAIQKGQPIFTCSASFQIDEEGFHHQNSMPDVPGPEEFKSETELARMVQQLIPERMRERAISDKPIEIRPVTFINPFAPKPCEPVKHVWFKAAGALPDEPQLHKLLLAYASDFNLLTTSMQPHGVSVFQKFMQVASLDHSLWFHNNLRMDDWLLYSMDSPWAGNARGFSRGSIFNRKGELVASVAQEGLTRVREDWK